From a single Mobula birostris isolate sMobBir1 chromosome 13, sMobBir1.hap1, whole genome shotgun sequence genomic region:
- the LOC140208694 gene encoding uncharacterized protein isoform X5, producing the protein MDTGRKLTRVRKVLKRFLPGNSLREDDRDTGSKVPQQGQIQSNVPMECGPAAAEGEQIQPRDSDVRDTDQNPGTGTSEATVCQPRDSDVRDTEQDPGTSTSEATVCQPRDSDVRDTDQDPGTGTSEATVCQPRDTDVRDTDQDPVTSTSEATVCQPRDSDVRDTDQDPGTGTSEATACQLGSSLNTELSSPQQGAGRKLTRVRKVLKRFLPGNSLREDDRDTGSKVPQQGQIQSNVPMECGPAAAEGEQIQPRDSDVRDTEQDPGTGTSEATVCQPRDSDVRDTDQDPGTGTSEATVCQPRDSDVRDTDQDPGTGTSEATVCQPRDSDVRDTEQDPGTGTSETTVCQPRDSDVRDTEQNPGTSTSEATVCQPRDSDVRGTEQDPGTGTSEVTVCQPRDSDVRDTDQDPGTGTSEATVCQPRDSDVRDTDQDPGTGTSEATVCQPRDSDVRDTEQDPGTGTSETTVCQPRDSDVRDTEQNPGTSTSEATVCQPRDSDVRDTDQNPGTGTSEATVCQLRSSLNTELSSPQQGAGRKLTRVRKVLKRFLPGNSLREDDRDTGSKVPKQGQIESNVPMECGPAAAEVEQSQPRDSDVRDTDQDPGTSTGEETVCQPRDSDVRDTDQDPGTSTIETTVCQPRDSDVRDTEQDPGTGTSEVTVCQPRDSDVSDTDQDPGTSTSEVTVCQPRDSDVRDTDQDPGTGTSEVTVCQPRDSDVRDTDQDPGTSTSEVTVCQPRDSDVRDTDQDPGTGTSEVTVCQLGSSLNTELSSPQQGAEPEFTIHDLLAEAGEYRLYQLTKFYGDRLKQAIEEKVERLGWMLTKEGHFSREESDKVTELTEKGNRAESSRLFLSLVMGKGSRVRRAMWESFVTWRTELPKLDRILREIQELDVQQKHKETLRAQTETLRVNTILMREKVKVFQLVDRYAELTVISTVRDRRLVEHELLARGRDHEEWREEHLRRELEKIRTDQLFQSSFSWSKSKSGSSATVAGVPGIGKTTMVQKIVYDWATGKIFQQFQFVFSFKFRDLNSINCRINLRELILDQYPDFGNVLREVWKNPEGLLFIFDGLDEFNDKIDFADSQRNTEPKHQCPDPEWWCEVSDIVYSLIQGKLLPGCSVLVTTRPTALHLLEKAEISVWAEILGFVGEERKEYFIRHFEDQTVAAAVFKHVKENEILYTMSYNPSYCWILALALGPFFTQRVRDPQRVPKTITQLYSYYIYNILKNHGREIENPRDVFLRVGQMAFSGVSKKKIVFTDGDLINYSLQPSQFLSGFLMELLEREDSARSVVYTFPHLTIQEFVAAVSQFLTLHPENILKFLTEAHNTTDGRLEVFLRFVAGLSNPMTARGLEEFLGPFPHQTTCRVIDWVKEEVKRQSGNTWSEAGKRSLLNTLHYLFESQNRGLAQAALGSVETLSFSGMTLTPVDCAVLSHDIGLCDTIKHLDLAVCHIQCEGIQWLGPGLHKCRELRLSGNELGDSGVKLVSAALRNPECKIQKLELDSVGLTDSGAEDLVSALSTKPALTELDLSGNKLGDSGVKLVSEALRNPECKVQKLRLNHVGLTDSGVEDLVSALSTNPSLIELDLVSNSLTDRSVPALRHLLLTLPSLKQIRLRNYVFSEAANRFSETGWEELESLREPRPGLTVTV; encoded by the exons ATGGACACAG GTAGGAAATTAACTCGGGTACGGAAAGTACTCAAGAGGTTTTTACCAGGAAACTCACTGAGGGAAGATGATCGGGACACGGGAAGCAAGGTACCACAGCAGGGTCAGATTCAGAGCAATGTCCCAATGGAATGCGGTCCGGCCGCAGCGGAAGGGGAGCAaattcagcccagagacagtgacgtcagagacactgatcagaaccctggaactggtacaagtgaggcgactgtctgtcagcccagagacagtgacgtcagagacactgagcaggaccctggaaccagtacaagtgaggcgactgtctgtcagcccagagacagtgacgtcagagacactgatcaggaccctggaaccggtacaagtgaggcgactgtctgtcagcccagagacactgacgtcagagacactgatcaggaccctgtaaccagtacaagtgaggcgactgtctgtcagcccagagacagtgacgtcagagacactgatcaggaccctggaactggtacaagtgaggcgactgctTGTCAGCTCGGAAGCTCATTAAACACGGAATTGTCAAGTCCCCAACAAGGAGCAG GTAGGAAATTAACTCGGGTACGGAAAGTACTCAAGAGGTTTTTACCAGGAAACTCACTGAGGGAAGATGATCGGGACACGGGAAGCAAGGTACCACAGCAGGGTCAGATTCAGAGCAATGTCCCAATGGAATGCGGTCCGGCCGCAGCGGAAGGGGAGCAaattcagcccagagacagtgacgtcagagacactgagcaggaccctggaaccggtacaagtgaggcgactgtctgtcagcccagagacagtgacgtcagagacactgatcaggaccctggaaccggtacaagtgaggcgactgtctgtcagcccagagacagtgacgtcagagacactgatcaggaccctggaaccggtacaagtgaggcgactgtctgtcagcccagagacagtgacgtcagagacacagagcaggaccctggaaccggtacaagtgagacgactgtctgtcagcccagagacagtgacgtcagagacactgagcagaaccctggaaccagtacaagtgaggcgactgtctgtcagcccagagacagtgacgtcagaggcactgagcaggaccctggaaccggtacaagtgaggtgactgtctgtcagcccagagacagtgacgtcagagacactgatcaggaccctggaaccggtacaagtgaggcgactgtctgtcagcccagagacagtgacgtcagagacactgatcaggaccctggaaccggtacaagtgaggcgactgtctgtcagcccagagacagtgacgtcagagacacagagcaggaccctggaaccggtacaagtgagacgactgtctgtcagcccagagacagtgacgtcagagacactgagcagaaccctggaaccagtacaagtgaggcgactgtctgtcagcccagagacagtgacgtcagagacactgatcagaaccctggaaccggtacaagtgaggcgactgtctgtcagctcaGAAGCTCATTAAACACGGAATTGTCAAGTCCCCAACAAGGAGCAG GTAGGAAATTAACTCGGGTACGGAAAGTACTCAAGAGGTTTTTACCAGGAAACTCATTGAGGGAAGATGATCGGGACACGGGAAGCAAGGTACCAAAGCAGGGTCAGATTGAGAGCAATGTCCCAATGGAATGCGGTCCGGCCGCAGCGGAAGTGGAGCaaagtcagcccagagacagtgacgtcagagacactgatcaggaccctggaaccagtacAGGTGAGgagactgtctgtcagcccagagacagtgacgtcagagacactgatcaggaccctggaaccagcacaattgagacgactgtctgtcagcccagagacagtgacgtcagagacactgagcaggatcctggaaccggtacaagtgaggtgactgtctgtcagcccagagacagtgacgtcagtgacactgatcaggaccctggaaccagtacaagtgaggtgactgtctgtcagcccagagacagtgacgtcagagacactgatcaggaccctggaaccggtacaagtgaggtgactgtctgtcagcccagagacagtgacgtcagagacactgatcaggaccctggaaccagtacaagtgaggtgactgtctgtcagcccagagacagtgacgtcagagacactgatcaggaccctggaaccggtacaagtgaggtgACTGTCTGTCAGCTCGGAAGCTCATTAAACACGGAATTGTCAAGTCCCCAACAAGGAGCAG AGCCAGAGTTTACAATCCACGACCTCCTGGCAGAGGCGGGTGAATATCGACTGTACCAGCTGACAAAGTTCTACGGGGACCGACTCAAACAAGCGATTGAAGAAAAGGTTGAAAGACTCGGTTGGATGTTGACAAAGGAGGGACATTTCAGTAGAGAAGAAAGTGAC AAAGTCACTGAGCTGACAGAGAAGGGAAACCGGGCAGAGAGTTCCAGACTCTTCCTCAGTTTGGTGATGGGCAAAGGTTCCCGGGTCCGGAGGGCAatgtgggaatcctttgtgaCGTGGAGGACTGAGTTACCGAAGTTGGACAGGATACTGAGGGAAATACAGGAACTCG atgttcaacagaaacacaaggagactctacgggcacaaactgaaacactgagagtgaacacgatcctgatgagggagaaggtgaaggttttccagctggttgatcgatacgctgagctcacggtcatttctactgttcgagatcggagactggtggaacatgagctgctggcaagaggcagagaccacgaggagtggagagaggaacatcTCCGCAGAGAGCTGGAAAAAATCCGCACTGATCAGCTgttccagagcagcttttcctggagtaaatccaaatctgggagttcagcaacagtggccggagtcccggggattgggaaaacaacaatggtacaaaagattgtttatgactgggccacggggaaaatattccaacaattccagtttgtcttcagtttcaaattccgggatttaaactctattaactgcagaataaacctgagggaactgattctggatcagtatcctGACTTTGGGAATgtcctgagagaggtctggaagaacccagagggattgctgtttatattcgaCGGTTTAGATGAATTCAATGACAAAattgattttgctgacagtcagagaaacacagaacccaagcaccagtgcccagatcccgagtggtggtgtgaagtgtctgacattgtgtacagtttaatccagggcaagctgctcccgggatgttcagtgctggtgaccacccgtcccactgcgttacatttattggaaaaggcagagatcagtgtctgggctgaaatcctgggatttgttggtgaggaacggaaggaatatttcatcaggcattttgaagatcagacggtggcagcagctgttttcaaacacgtgaaggagaatgagatcctgtacaccatgagctacaacccctcctactgctggatcctcgctctggcactgggccccttcttcacacaaagagtcagggacccgcagcgagttcccaagaccatcacccaactgtattcctactatatttacaacatcctgaaaaaccacggccgtgagattgagaacccccgtgatgtgtttctcagggttggtcagatggccttctcAGGAGTGTCCAagaagaagattgtgtttacagatggagatttgatcaactacagtctgcagccttcccagttcctgtccgggttcctgatggagcttttggagagagaggattctgcccggagcgtggtgtacacattcccacacctcaccatccaagagtttgtagctgcagtcTCACAATTCCTGACTCTACATCCCGAGaatatcctgaaattcctcactgaagcccacaacacgacagatgggcgattggaggtatttctccgttttgttgctggtctctccaacccaatgacagctcggggcctggaggagtttctgggtccatttcctcatcaaacaacctgccgggtgattgactgggtgaaggaggaggttaaacgGCAGAGTGGAAACACATGGAGtgaagctggtaaaaggagcctcctgaacacattgcactacctctttgagtctcagaatcgtggactggctcaggccgcactgggatctgtggaaacactttcattcagtggaatgacactgaccccagttgactgcgcggtcctgtctcatgacatcggactctgtgatacaataaaacacctcGATCTGGCTGTCTGCCAtattcagtgtgaaggaatccagtGGCTGGGGcccgggctgcacaagtgccgGGAATTGAG acTGAGTGGTaatgaactgggagattcaggagtgaaactggtgtctgcggctctgaggaacccggagtgtaaaatacagaaactgga gctggacagtgtcggtctcacagattctggtgccgaggatctcgtctccgctctcagtacaaaaccagcactgacggagctggacctgagtggtaataaactgggagattcaggagtgaaactggtgtctgaggctctgaggaacccggagtgtaaagtACAGAAACTGAG GCTGAAccatgtcggtctcacagattctggtgtcgAGGATCTCGTCTCTGCACttagtacaaacccatcactgataGAGCTGGACCTGGTCTCAAACTCACTCACAGAccgatctgtccccgctctccgccACCTCTTACTGACCCTCCCGAGTCTGAAGCAGATCAG gctgaggaACTATGTTTTCAGTGAGGCTGCAAATCGGTTCAGTGAGACCGGGTGGGAGGAATTGGAGTCTCTGCGGGAACCCAGACCAGGACTGACAGTGACTGtgtga
- the LOC140208694 gene encoding uncharacterized protein isoform X4, giving the protein MDTGRKLTRVRKVLKRFLPGNSLREDDRDTGSKVPQQGQIQSNVPMECGPAAAEGEQIQPRDSDVRDTDQNPGTGTSEATVCQPRDSDVRDTEQDPGTSTSEATVCQPRDSDVRDTDQDPGTGTSEATVCQPRDTDVRDTDQDPVTSTSEATVCQPRDSDVRDTDQDPGTGTSEATACQLGSSLNTELSSPQQGAGRKLTRVRKVLKRFLPGNSLREDDRDTGSKVPQQGQIQSNVPMECGPAAAEGEQIQPRDSDVRDTEQDPGTGTSEATVCQPRDSDVRDTDQDPGTGTSEATVCQPRDSDVRDTDQDPGTGTSEATVCQPRDSDVRDTEQDPGTGTSETTVCQPRDSDVRDTEQNPGTSTSEATVCQPRDSDVRGTEQDPGTGTSEVTVCQPRDSDVRDTDQDPGTGTSEATVCQPRDSDVRDTDQDPGTGTSEATVCQPRDSDVRDTEQDPGTGTSETTVCQPRDSDVRDTEQNPGTSTSEATVCQPRDSDVRDTDQNPGTGTSEATVCQLRSSLNTELSSPQQGAGRKLTRVRKVLKRFLPGNSLREDDRDTGSKVPKQGQIESNVPMECGPAAAEVEQSQPRDSDVRDTDQDPGTSTGEETVCQPRDSDVRDTDQDPGTSTIETTVCQPRDSDVRDTEQDPGTGTSEVTVCQPRDSDVSDTDQDPGTSTSEVTVCQPRDSDVRDTDQDPGTGTSEVTVCQPRDSDVRDTDQDPGTSTSEVTVCQPRDSDVRDTDQDPGTGTSEVTVCQLGSSLNTELSSPQQGAEPEFTIHDLLAEAGEYRLYQLTKFYGDRLKQAIEEKVERLGWMLTKEGHFSREESDKVTELTEKGNRAESSRLFLSLVMGKGSRVRRAMWESFVTWRTELPKLDRILREIQELGPDPQEYMNIGQGLSELPTQLKDVQQKHKETLRAQTETLRVNTILMREKVKVFQLVDRYAELTVISTVRDRRLVEHELLARGRDHEEWREEHLRRELEKIRTDQLFQSSFSWSKSKSGSSATVAGVPGIGKTTMVQKIVYDWATGKIFQQFQFVFSFKFRDLNSINCRINLRELILDQYPDFGNVLREVWKNPEGLLFIFDGLDEFNDKIDFADSQRNTEPKHQCPDPEWWCEVSDIVYSLIQGKLLPGCSVLVTTRPTALHLLEKAEISVWAEILGFVGEERKEYFIRHFEDQTVAAAVFKHVKENEILYTMSYNPSYCWILALALGPFFTQRVRDPQRVPKTITQLYSYYIYNILKNHGREIENPRDVFLRVGQMAFSGVSKKKIVFTDGDLINYSLQPSQFLSGFLMELLEREDSARSVVYTFPHLTIQEFVAAVSQFLTLHPENILKFLTEAHNTTDGRLEVFLRFVAGLSNPMTARGLEEFLGPFPHQTTCRVIDWVKEEVKRQSGNTWSEAGKRSLLNTLHYLFESQNRGLAQAALGSVETLSFSGMTLTPVDCAVLSHDIGLCDTIKHLDLAVCHIQCEGIQWLGPGLHKCRELRLSGNELGDSGVKLVSAALRNPECKIQKLELDSVGLTDSGAEDLVSALSTKPALTELDLSGNKLGDSGVKLVSEALRNPECKVQKLRLNHVGLTDSGVEDLVSALSTNPSLIELDLVSNSLTDRSVPALRHLLLTLPSLKQIRLRNYVFSEAANRFSETGWEELESLREPRPGLTVTV; this is encoded by the exons ATGGACACAG GTAGGAAATTAACTCGGGTACGGAAAGTACTCAAGAGGTTTTTACCAGGAAACTCACTGAGGGAAGATGATCGGGACACGGGAAGCAAGGTACCACAGCAGGGTCAGATTCAGAGCAATGTCCCAATGGAATGCGGTCCGGCCGCAGCGGAAGGGGAGCAaattcagcccagagacagtgacgtcagagacactgatcagaaccctggaactggtacaagtgaggcgactgtctgtcagcccagagacagtgacgtcagagacactgagcaggaccctggaaccagtacaagtgaggcgactgtctgtcagcccagagacagtgacgtcagagacactgatcaggaccctggaaccggtacaagtgaggcgactgtctgtcagcccagagacactgacgtcagagacactgatcaggaccctgtaaccagtacaagtgaggcgactgtctgtcagcccagagacagtgacgtcagagacactgatcaggaccctggaactggtacaagtgaggcgactgctTGTCAGCTCGGAAGCTCATTAAACACGGAATTGTCAAGTCCCCAACAAGGAGCAG GTAGGAAATTAACTCGGGTACGGAAAGTACTCAAGAGGTTTTTACCAGGAAACTCACTGAGGGAAGATGATCGGGACACGGGAAGCAAGGTACCACAGCAGGGTCAGATTCAGAGCAATGTCCCAATGGAATGCGGTCCGGCCGCAGCGGAAGGGGAGCAaattcagcccagagacagtgacgtcagagacactgagcaggaccctggaaccggtacaagtgaggcgactgtctgtcagcccagagacagtgacgtcagagacactgatcaggaccctggaaccggtacaagtgaggcgactgtctgtcagcccagagacagtgacgtcagagacactgatcaggaccctggaaccggtacaagtgaggcgactgtctgtcagcccagagacagtgacgtcagagacacagagcaggaccctggaaccggtacaagtgagacgactgtctgtcagcccagagacagtgacgtcagagacactgagcagaaccctggaaccagtacaagtgaggcgactgtctgtcagcccagagacagtgacgtcagaggcactgagcaggaccctggaaccggtacaagtgaggtgactgtctgtcagcccagagacagtgacgtcagagacactgatcaggaccctggaaccggtacaagtgaggcgactgtctgtcagcccagagacagtgacgtcagagacactgatcaggaccctggaaccggtacaagtgaggcgactgtctgtcagcccagagacagtgacgtcagagacacagagcaggaccctggaaccggtacaagtgagacgactgtctgtcagcccagagacagtgacgtcagagacactgagcagaaccctggaaccagtacaagtgaggcgactgtctgtcagcccagagacagtgacgtcagagacactgatcagaaccctggaaccggtacaagtgaggcgactgtctgtcagctcaGAAGCTCATTAAACACGGAATTGTCAAGTCCCCAACAAGGAGCAG GTAGGAAATTAACTCGGGTACGGAAAGTACTCAAGAGGTTTTTACCAGGAAACTCATTGAGGGAAGATGATCGGGACACGGGAAGCAAGGTACCAAAGCAGGGTCAGATTGAGAGCAATGTCCCAATGGAATGCGGTCCGGCCGCAGCGGAAGTGGAGCaaagtcagcccagagacagtgacgtcagagacactgatcaggaccctggaaccagtacAGGTGAGgagactgtctgtcagcccagagacagtgacgtcagagacactgatcaggaccctggaaccagcacaattgagacgactgtctgtcagcccagagacagtgacgtcagagacactgagcaggatcctggaaccggtacaagtgaggtgactgtctgtcagcccagagacagtgacgtcagtgacactgatcaggaccctggaaccagtacaagtgaggtgactgtctgtcagcccagagacagtgacgtcagagacactgatcaggaccctggaaccggtacaagtgaggtgactgtctgtcagcccagagacagtgacgtcagagacactgatcaggaccctggaaccagtacaagtgaggtgactgtctgtcagcccagagacagtgacgtcagagacactgatcaggaccctggaaccggtacaagtgaggtgACTGTCTGTCAGCTCGGAAGCTCATTAAACACGGAATTGTCAAGTCCCCAACAAGGAGCAG AGCCAGAGTTTACAATCCACGACCTCCTGGCAGAGGCGGGTGAATATCGACTGTACCAGCTGACAAAGTTCTACGGGGACCGACTCAAACAAGCGATTGAAGAAAAGGTTGAAAGACTCGGTTGGATGTTGACAAAGGAGGGACATTTCAGTAGAGAAGAAAGTGAC AAAGTCACTGAGCTGACAGAGAAGGGAAACCGGGCAGAGAGTTCCAGACTCTTCCTCAGTTTGGTGATGGGCAAAGGTTCCCGGGTCCGGAGGGCAatgtgggaatcctttgtgaCGTGGAGGACTGAGTTACCGAAGTTGGACAGGATACTGAGGGAAATACAGGAACTCG GTCCTGATCCACAGGAATACATGAACATCGGCCAAGGATTATCTGAGTTACCCACTCAACTGAAAG atgttcaacagaaacacaaggagactctacgggcacaaactgaaacactgagagtgaacacgatcctgatgagggagaaggtgaaggttttccagctggttgatcgatacgctgagctcacggtcatttctactgttcgagatcggagactggtggaacatgagctgctggcaagaggcagagaccacgaggagtggagagaggaacatcTCCGCAGAGAGCTGGAAAAAATCCGCACTGATCAGCTgttccagagcagcttttcctggagtaaatccaaatctgggagttcagcaacagtggccggagtcccggggattgggaaaacaacaatggtacaaaagattgtttatgactgggccacggggaaaatattccaacaattccagtttgtcttcagtttcaaattccgggatttaaactctattaactgcagaataaacctgagggaactgattctggatcagtatcctGACTTTGGGAATgtcctgagagaggtctggaagaacccagagggattgctgtttatattcgaCGGTTTAGATGAATTCAATGACAAAattgattttgctgacagtcagagaaacacagaacccaagcaccagtgcccagatcccgagtggtggtgtgaagtgtctgacattgtgtacagtttaatccagggcaagctgctcccgggatgttcagtgctggtgaccacccgtcccactgcgttacatttattggaaaaggcagagatcagtgtctgggctgaaatcctgggatttgttggtgaggaacggaaggaatatttcatcaggcattttgaagatcagacggtggcagcagctgttttcaaacacgtgaaggagaatgagatcctgtacaccatgagctacaacccctcctactgctggatcctcgctctggcactgggccccttcttcacacaaagagtcagggacccgcagcgagttcccaagaccatcacccaactgtattcctactatatttacaacatcctgaaaaaccacggccgtgagattgagaacccccgtgatgtgtttctcagggttggtcagatggccttctcAGGAGTGTCCAagaagaagattgtgtttacagatggagatttgatcaactacagtctgcagccttcccagttcctgtccgggttcctgatggagcttttggagagagaggattctgcccggagcgtggtgtacacattcccacacctcaccatccaagagtttgtagctgcagtcTCACAATTCCTGACTCTACATCCCGAGaatatcctgaaattcctcactgaagcccacaacacgacagatgggcgattggaggtatttctccgttttgttgctggtctctccaacccaatgacagctcggggcctggaggagtttctgggtccatttcctcatcaaacaacctgccgggtgattgactgggtgaaggaggaggttaaacgGCAGAGTGGAAACACATGGAGtgaagctggtaaaaggagcctcctgaacacattgcactacctctttgagtctcagaatcgtggactggctcaggccgcactgggatctgtggaaacactttcattcagtggaatgacactgaccccagttgactgcgcggtcctgtctcatgacatcggactctgtgatacaataaaacacctcGATCTGGCTGTCTGCCAtattcagtgtgaaggaatccagtGGCTGGGGcccgggctgcacaagtgccgGGAATTGAG acTGAGTGGTaatgaactgggagattcaggagtgaaactggtgtctgcggctctgaggaacccggagtgtaaaatacagaaactgga gctggacagtgtcggtctcacagattctggtgccgaggatctcgtctccgctctcagtacaaaaccagcactgacggagctggacctgagtggtaataaactgggagattcaggagtgaaactggtgtctgaggctctgaggaacccggagtgtaaagtACAGAAACTGAG GCTGAAccatgtcggtctcacagattctggtgtcgAGGATCTCGTCTCTGCACttagtacaaacccatcactgataGAGCTGGACCTGGTCTCAAACTCACTCACAGAccgatctgtccccgctctccgccACCTCTTACTGACCCTCCCGAGTCTGAAGCAGATCAG gctgaggaACTATGTTTTCAGTGAGGCTGCAAATCGGTTCAGTGAGACCGGGTGGGAGGAATTGGAGTCTCTGCGGGAACCCAGACCAGGACTGACAGTGACTGtgtga